ttttgtcaGCCAAGATATGATATAAACGATACTATATTTAGGGTGTTTGCCAAGAAAAAACACTTATGCAATTTTTGTAGATTTATCATTAAAGTAATTCAGCAATTTTAGATTTGGTTGTAAATAATATAGATTTGATACATTCACTTATATTCTTTCccctgtgctgcctgttgtgaatgaaataaatgttgctTGTTCATAGAGTTGTTAAAGATTTGTGTTCAAAAGTTGTGTCTTCTTCAGCTCTGATGTCCGTGTCATAATGTAATTCAGGGTGTAAAATATGGGGATTCTCAGTAGTTCCACATTAGTCACCCCTCTCAAATAAAGGCCGCTTATCTTTGGacattcatgtttattttttttgacataaaaTTTGAATCAATCATGTCTGTAATGTCAAAAACTATCATTTTGAGAGCCAGggaatgttttgctttttgccAAATAGGTAagaattactgtactgtataatgcTTTCACCATTTCACAGAGTAAATAGCATTCAAGTTATTATTTATGAGGCATTCACTTTTTAGATAATGGAGACATCGGTGCCACAATTTAGTAAcagatattattttaaatggaaaacacTGATTTCATGTCACTGGATGAGTTCCAGCTGTAGTTTTGTTGATTAATTGTTGACTGTGTTAACTTGGTATTGTgatgttcacttttttttgccACAAGCAAATATAATTTGTAATGTTTCATTGTTTGAGATGAATTTATTGTCCACATAGAATATTACTAGAACACTTTTAGTGTTAACTTTaaactcagtggtagagtgcatACTTCACATGCATGCTGTTCCAGGTTGAATCCccagcatctgcagccctatGGGGCACAAGTCAGTGTCAACTGCAGGCCAGTCCCAAGCCTgtataaatgcagagggtttgtggcaggaagggcatcctgcATAAAAAAACAGCATTCGCAAGTCAAAAGGAGGTTTTTAGATATAACATTATTAAGACTACAGGGACATTGCACATTTCATATTAAGCCCAAACACTACCTTTGGTACTTCTCTGCACTGTTTTCGTTAACACAAATATAACTACATCGGCTTAGTTACTCGCATCGatctctagtatagactgatgCTCCAGTCTATACTAGCAGTTCTCTACCATTTAAGACATAATTTGTATACCAACAATACCAACATAATTTGTTGATATTGCCTTATACTTCAGCTTAAATTAGGTTTAACGAGAAGATAAATCTGAAAACCAGGTGCTATTGTAACctggaaaaatatatatttttcttttagttgCTCAAAGCAACATTTTATATAATAACTGATTAAAGATGAGCTGAAAATAATCAGCAAATCAATGATGAAAAGGATCATCAAGCCCAGCCCTATTTACAGTATAGTTTAATGTAAGACAAGGTCATTGGCTTTTAAGTAACAGTCCAGTTCTTGAGGAATCCATTTCTATTGATAGTGAACAGCATAGCAGGAGGGTGGAGTTAGAGTTCATCAGTAATGAAGCAATACCAAATCACATCAAACATGACACTTTTTTCAGGAAAGCTTTGGGTAAAGCAGTCAAAGTGTTGCACTGTGAGGTCCAAAGGTCAGTTGAACTGTTCCTTATTGTGGGCGAGTGCAAAGTATGAATTTCAGATCTTTGGTAGGAAATGTGTGGGGGTCTGCGATTGCTCCAGATCAACTGTTGGCAAGCCAAGGACAGAGTTAATCAGATCATAGAGGCTGTTGTGTGAGATCTGTAGGCTGACATTGGCGCTGTGAAGAGAAGAGGCTCCCTCCATGTGGGCTATCTCATGAAAGTAGCGACAGATGAGAGGCACCACCTGCAGCCGCAGAAGGGAGGAAAACCATGTACATCATGCAAAACtgataacaacaaaaatactaTGTGCGGTGAAACTTGAAAAAAGGGAAAGAGCATTACCTTGACTACAATAAGCTTCTTTTCCAAAGCTTTTCCATCAGGAAACTTCTCTCCGAAGCACATGTTGATTATATATTCAGGAGATCCTCCACTGTCCTCTTTAAACTGTTTCAGCTCTGAATTCAGATAAAGGGAACCATTTATTTCACTGTTCAAACCAGCTTCCAATACAGCAGTCATACTAGATATTCACAATGACGCTAGATATACAACAGCACCAGTAATATGGCAATTACACTAGTATATAACAGCAGCACTagaaaagtaatatttttaatacaagCGGTAATACAACTAATTCTGTAGTAACACCACTACACAAATGTtgttcacagacagacacaacaaGACACCTACCATTCACATACTTCTCAAAGCTGAGGAGCTCCACCATGGTGTTCTGGGGCAGTTTTCTTGGGTCTGGGTGAGCGACACTGGGGTCGCTGGTACTGGCAAACACGTGGCATCTGTCCAGCCTGCAGGCATAGATACCAGTGTCCCGTACCTCCAGGAGGAGACCTTTCTGGATGCTGTTAAGGATGCGGTTGGTGTAATCAATCTGGTACAAAGAAGGTTGTGATTAGTAGGATCTTGACTCAGTTATGTTGAGAACGTACTGGACTATACTGTATAAACTTACAGGAAATCTCAACAAGCTGGGAATGAATTTAATTTGCATTCTTTCAAATACAATCAGATCAACTTAACAGGCCAGTGGGAGATGTTTAGCCCTACTGATGGTTCTTCTAGAAGTCACAAATGTTCACCTGACAGTAAAAAGCACCTGTTTGTGGTCCAGCAGCCCGTCAGAGGAGGGGAAGCAGATCGGGTGAGCTTGGAGGTCAGAAGCCTCATGGTAGTGGAGCTGGAGACGAGGGCCACTCACCCTGGTCTTCagcatttctctctttctgtaatGGATGCTGATTTCCAAATCATTTATACTTGGCGGCACAGAAGAACTGAGGACCGGTGGAGGGTGTGCTGAAAAATAGACAAAAGTAACACAGTAACATTTAAATTCACATCTTTACATATATTCAGTTGGAAATTTCTTATAGCATTTCATTCATGAAATTTCACGAGCATACTCTGGTGGTACGATGGCCGCTCTGGTTGCAGCTGTGGAACGATTTCTGCTGCTACAGCACAGCTTCTATGGACTCCTGGATTGTGCTGAATATAATGCTCTTCCCACTGTTGCTCCTCTGTTACAGATATAAAAGcagattaaattacatttagcCCTAATGTTGGCCAGATAAAATCATAAACCTGAGTAAGGTACATTTCTACTAGTCATAGCCATGGTCATAGTCAACTTCATTGTCAAATGTatcatatatgcacgacatacagcacagatgaaattacagtcctctcagacccacaggcagtaaaaaaacaagaaagaaccGCTCTAGTGGGAGAGAGAGGATCCGCTGCATGTGCATGTACCGCATCTTATCCTATCCCAATGACTTGTGCTTATGTTTGCATATAAAACTCTTGTACCTGATGGATGGTTTCCAAGATCCAATGCCATGAAATTGTGCAGTAGATTGTGctgttccaaaaaaaattttttaagttAAGTTACGTTATATGTAAAATTGTGAAATTCTCTAATAATGGGTAATAATGGCCTCTGGGCCAATCTGCACCTCAGTTCCGGAGGGGAAGCACTCAATGGGTGAGCTGTAGGTGTCCGGAGTCATTTCAGAATCCTCCTGGCAGTCTCGTTGTTGTGTTGGCAGATTTTCATAGTTAACTGCGGGTAAAGAATGAAGTTCCACTTTGACTTAAATTCCAACTTTAAATCTTTTTCGCAGAGGGAGTTCCACTTACACTCTGTGTTGATTATCTCATAGATTTTATGAGGATCCTCTGAATTCTTGGAATTATCCTGCATCATCTTGAAGCGAAGGGAGAGGTTGTTCAGAGCACAGCGGAAGTTGGTTTTCCACCTGGCTTTGTTGTAGGGAAACTCATTGATTTTACCACTTGCCACTGCCCATGCCTGCCAACCAAACAAAGACAAGTTATATGCATTGACAGCTACTGTATTCGTCAGAGGCGGCTCGTGAATGTATGCCTTTATTTTACTGCATTTAATAACAGCTGAGGTCACCTTACATAtcaggattttacatggtgaaGACATGAATTGTAATCGATGAAAAGCCCATTGTGATGTTGCAAAGTAAACGTAAAAATCACCTGCAGTTCCTAGTttactttttgtattttcacaataaattatTGTGTAGCTAAGTATTACTACCTGAGCAGGAATTATTTTCCTGCTTTTACTTTCATTGCTTTATTTGGGAAAAGTCTGATTTCAGgaataatctaaatgtacatCATAATATTGTGACCACCTGCAGGACCTACATTTAACATTGTGTAGGTCCTACTTCTGCAGCCACAACAGCCCTGACCTACTGAGTCATGGACTCCACTAGATCTCTTAGAGTTGTGAGGTAAGGCTTCCATGGATCAGATTTGTTCCTCCAGCACAGTCCAGAAATGTTTGACTGGACTGAGATTTGGGGAATATGGAGACCATATCCATCCATTTCACTCCTGAACCATTCCTGCTTTGTGGCAGAGAGTAAAATCCTGGTGAAAGAATCCATCGCTATCAGGATACACAACAATGCCTAGGCAGGTGGTACATGTCAAAGCAGTATCCACCTGGATGTTAGGACCCAAGGTTTCCAAGAAGAACATCCTCTTAGTCTAGTTCTGGTGTGACGCACCACGTTTTGTAAGCCTTTTCTACCAGAACCAGCATCCTTTTGTTCAGCAGTCTGAGTTCTAGCAGCTCGTCTGTTGGATTGGACCACACGGTTCAGCTTTTGCTCTTCACCTGCATCATTGAGTCCTAGCCAACCATGGTCCTGTTGCCAGTTTCTACATTTTCAGTTGTTGCCtaaaatacataatataatatatgaCTCCACCATGATGAAGAGAGTCAGTGATCATAATGATATGGCTGATCAGAGTATAGTTTAGTCATTACTCCCCATTGAGAATGTCGTTAACTCAGTGAATGGAGAAAAGTGCCAACGCTTATATTGGCAACCTGTCAACACACTTAGCAGCAATctgacagaaaagaaatgagGAAATTCTGGAGGAACACTCACTGCCAAGTTGTGCAGAAGAGTTTGTTCCAGTTTAATCTCAATAATTTGTCAGATCAAATCCGTCAACCTTTCGCAAAAAGACCCATCGCAGAAAAATCGACAGAGCTGAACATACCCGGAATATTTTACTATCGTCGTCGTTGCAGTCCTTCCTGGAGTTGTGCTTCCACGGGACTCTGAACTTGTTCTGGTCCACGTAGCGCAGCCCCGCGTACTGGCCCGTCTCCACTTGCTCCAGGAGCCAGCTGGCGAACTGAGGTTTGGGAGGGCTAACAGGAAAACGGATCGGCGTTAAACGAGGCAATAGACCAGACCTGGACGAAAATACTGTAACATGTCGATTCCCGAAAGTCAACACAACACTAATGTTTCGGAGAGGGAGCGACAAAGACAGTGTTTCTCCCTACCTTTGCATTTCTTTAACAGATCTTCCGCTTTTACGCGAGACGCTCCACGGAACAGCTCGGTCGTATTTATGGGGAAATGAACCAGTGACTGAAAATGAGGCTGGTTTTACTTCTCCAACCCCCGGTGAGAGGAGCGTCTGGTCGGTTCTGACGAGGGGGTGAGTTCGATTCAGATGGAGGCGAGGAGACGTCCGCATTTTAacgcttctctctctcctcctgcatcATCGCGTCATCCTGATCCACGTGTTTCCAGTGTTAAACCTCGATGACGGACGTTTGGCGCCTTCTCTGAATCTGACAGCAGGATTCATTTATTCTACCGAGTttataacatttcatttttgtaacatgtcccctttttttttattaataaaaacaagtttcaaatggcttttctttatttgatgTAACGTTGGATTACGtagacgaacacatgaacactaaATTCTTGCATACAATATACAGTTCTGTGgaaaaagtacagtatttgcCTCCTTCCTTATTTCTTCCATATTTTGTGCGTAAACTGTTGGATCTTCAAACTCATTTTAAGAGCCCTCTcttctttaaattttttgaTTTACAGATTTATAGCGGTTATAAGGAGTCCTTTTGGCCCAGAAAGCACCAAAGCATCCTGAGAAGTGTTCCAGGTGGATAGCTTGTAACGTCCACACTGATTTTTCACCATGTTGGTAGATCTATTTTGGAAGATAATGTTTAGAAAGGTAGATAATGTTTCTCGCTGTCACAAATAATTCTGTAAGCATTCACATTTTGCTTTACTTTAGCCACGTACTGCATCAcatgtagaattttttttttttacactgagtGTACTGCTGATGAGACATATTATCCAACTTCATGTGTCTGAAAACGGTCTGTTTAAGTATTTATTTGGTTGATAACAATCTGTCCTGGTGTGTTTTAGCCCAGCAGTGCGATTAATTCATGCATTGCTGCAGCTTTTCCAAAGCGTCACACAGGTCCTGTCTATATTGGTTAACATCCTTTGGTCAATATATATAATAaccatttaaatttttcattttgtttttatttaggttgactttttttatatatatatatatatatatatatataatgctaTTCTTCAATGTATGTAACACGCAAAGACAAATCAGACTCTCCTTATTCCTTTTGCTTGGTAAATCAAACCAGGATATCTCCATTTAGGCAGTGTACACATCAtgtgaccaatcacaaacacggacaggtccagcagcagcagtagagtGGCCTATTTCCCCTATGAGGGTGGTAAGAAGAACTGAAAGATAGAATTCATACAAAAAAGAGGTCacaagaacaataaaaaaaatacatataaaaactTATTTAGGTGGTTTGTTGAAGACCGAACCTCAATGCTACCTCACTAAGCCCCAAGTCTTGCTTTGTGGATGAAACTACCCTCCAGATCCATCATCAGATGTTGTGGCACACAGACTGATAGCCATAAACAAATGGAATGTGTAACAATAATGTACATAAGTTATCCCATATTTCCTCTTTtgtattcttttattctttatacttCATAGCATGACCATAtgattttttatgtgtgtgtgtgagtatctTGCTATGCATTGAGTTATTTTTCAGGGACTTGACATTAACGATGGGAATATCCAGAGTGATAGCAGAAGGTCACTTGAGCAGGACGTGACCTTTGAACTGCTGAGGGATGTAGGAACGTGTCAGGTTCTTGCTTTTACAGGAGAGAATATCTTAACAAGAAGAAATTGTTACTCTTTTATGACATCATGCCATATGTGTTGGCATGGGGGCATGGAGGGTTCCACCCAAAGTCCAGCAAACTGTGGACAGACACAATGAATGACAGCACAATGAATGTGCTGTCATAGGGGACTTTCAGAAtactgcaggtgtgtgtttgtgtcatgtggCTGAGACAGAGTATTTATAATAAGTAGGGATCCTCTTATTTCCATGGCGTACATGTTTGTCGATATTTTAATCTTATTCAGTGTTTTCAACAGCTGGGAACACTCTCCATTGCcttattttaaatgatgaatatCACAGAGCCTACCTCTGCTTTTCATGATTACAACTGCTGCCTACAGACTGACGGTGTCCTGACCACAGACTGCGTTACAGAAACATCAAAACACATGAGTATTTTGCTGTATGAAGAGGATTCAGATGTCATGAATGGAGAAGTAATATACTTTCTAAAGGAGCGTTTCCCCTTTCCTGCTCACTTGTCATAGATTACCCCTGCAGAAAACACACTCTTCAGTACAGCTCCTGGGGAAGGATGTGGCCTGAACACTGAAAGATCAGGCAGAAGGTTCACATCCTATTTTGTACTTTCATTCACAATTTCAACATTTAATATCGGTTGTGTCACCTTGTCTGTAAAGCTAGATGTTAAAATAGATGTTTTTGTCTCAGGGGAGGAAGCAGGTCATCCCCACATAGGGCCCAGAAAAGCTGTTCTGAATAAAATTTCTTATTTCCTAGTTTGGcctgcaaataaacaaaactaaTAATACATAGatgtaaatacattaaatttatCTGCTCACACACAATTACATATCTGCATATTTGTCTCAAAATGCAGTAATACATCtaaaacttctttttaaatgGGAATGGGAGTTTCCTTCCTCATTCATTCCTTCCTAAATCTCTTTGCCTACTACTTAATATCTGTCAGCGTAAATATTTataatcattataataataactagcaggaacccgtggaaatcccacgataaaacaataatatcagacttcgtttgttttctttctttgttcttCGCCTTCTCAAGAAAACAGaccgctgtgtccgacgaagccgtaacAGCTCCGTGTGTGTGAGACGGACGAATGCgcagacgaaggccgcttcggcgttacggtccgGCCGTAGACGCCGGCTTcttgagttcggtcctggtgaataaagcatcggggttcctcACACGAGAACGTGAGGTCCATCACAattaaagaatataaaccgctatgtttgacgaagccaaaatggCTCTGTAAGCGAGAGACAttgacaaatgtgaagaccggagctaactcgggtAAACACTgaaagcgtgacagtgtgaggttttcaagtgagcttattcaaatatatatgtggagataataataatatataatatagtgCTTTTCTTGACATTCAAAGTggcttttacattggatccattattcatccagtcctcattcatacttggtagCCACAGCTCTCCCGAAGCAGACTGATGGAGGCATGGCTACCAATCTGTGCCGACTGCTCCTCCGACCGTCACTGCAACATAGTCATAAACTGTGCTGGAAACAAAGAGAAATGCACAAATCCTGAAtgctctatttaaaaaaaaccaaggtttgattcctctctgttgtcagatttatttaacaaaatatttaactgaCAGTTAAAACTTTGTAATTTGTAAGAATGAACATGAATCCAAATCCAATGTCTTATCTATTCTACTGCCCTACCATGCTTAAATAACCTTCTACAAACACGCCCAAACAGGTTTCACCTTTCTTTGTTATTCTTGTGGGCTTGACTTGATTCCTTTGTGTGGGTGAGACTGAGAGAAACTCACAAAAACTGATCCTGTTCCAGGTGGTTTTGCTCAGTCACATACTTCACCTCTCACTGTGAATTTAGACTGCCCAACATTTATCATTAATTGCAAATATTACCTTGTGAACCATCACTGTTGGGTGGGCATTGTGGTCGTTTTTAAGTGAAACAGATGTTCTTTAATGCTGAAACAAAAATTATCACGTGACTATGGGTCAGATgtggtcaacaaaaaacaaacagatatgCACCATAAAACTCTCTAAGCACGCATGGTCCTGTACATTTCGTGTGTCAGATTCTGGTACGGGTACAACATCAAAGAAAGTGCTATTTGGGAGGATTTATAGTggggaatttttaaaaaaatttccccactgtgggacgaaCATCTTCTCTTAGAGGGTTTTCACTTCTCTTTACTTCTGCGCCCTCTACTGTTGACAGGGGAAGGCCAGGCAACAGTGGAGAGACGGGGAACCCCCGGTTCAGAGTAGGGGTCGCCACACAAATCACAACTGTTCAATAACAAATATCAGACAATTCTGTCATCAATTCTGTCAAATCAAACCGTGGATCAGGTCGACTTAGAAGGTTGATCTGTGCTATCTCAGGCAAGTGGGAAGTCCCcccttttcttctgctttatattatgaattaattttggtcagttttacattaaaaacatgaacaaaaaatatatatttattttaaaaaaggtagTTAAAAAAGAAGTAGCGGCGGCTAATTGACGTAACGTCCATCCTGATCACTCCGGGTTCAAATTTTTTTGTgagtaattttaaaattatataattaagaaataattataaatgattataaaatatattatatatataaaatatatatatattgtgggCAATGACGATCTGACGACTTGAAATTGATACctaatacatattttattttagagtactgtactgtatctcGGTCGGACACCTCTGAGGTGTTTTACCATATTCGGCCGCCAGAGGGAAAAAGTGTCCGCGTTTTATTGCACCACGGTCTTCACGTCTCAGCTTAGTCTAATTGCCCAAAGTTAGTAAGGACAGCGTTCCAAAAATAAAAGCCCGCTTCGACAGCCGTGCGTCAACATTGAATGAACTGTCATGTGAATAACATAGAAAATTATGCAAAGTGGGGAAATGCGCAGTTTTAGTTTTATGATGCCGCATTTCTCCTAAACTGTCCAGTTAGACGTGGTGCTGAATCGCTGCATCAGCGCGTCTGCGTAACTTGTTTGCATGTAATTGTTCCTCCACCAAAACCGCGACGCACCCAAAAGAGAAGAACGAATACAATCAAACGTCTCCAACCGTCTCGGACGCCTGGATGtcataaatatgacatttacCTTTAAATTTAACGGCGCAAGTGTGGTGTGCTGTAATTGTTGTGGTCAGAGACACGCTTGCAATTAAATTTGACTCTGTAAAGCAGTAGCCTGGAAACAGGACAGCGCGTCTTTGGAATTTGTGATCGTAAAGATCCAGAGGAGAAAGATGGCCAAGGGGTGGAGAAAGATAATTTGAAGACTTGCCAGGGGTACATAGTCCAACTCAAAAGGCATTTCAAAGAACCaaaacattcactttttttttcattctctcttcttttttttctttttttccctttcttcttctttcgcTGTCCTTTTCTCATGTCTTTTCGTGCGGAGCAGGCCGTTTGAATCCACCAATGGGCCTTCAAGTTGGAGACATTGGAATGTAAATGAGCCCAGCGCGTGCTCCCGGCGCGCTGAAAGCTCGGGATTGTTTATTGAGCTCCGGGAGCCACGCGCCTGgcccgggggggaggggggggggaggaggcgACGCGCGGAAGAATCACAcagcgggggcggggcctcacgaCGAAGCGTGCgtctcccaaaaaaaaaaaagggggggggtagGTGGGCGCGTGTTGAAAAAGAAGAGTGCTGCCAAAGTTGGGTCCAGATCGGCTCGTGGGGTGAAGCAGTCCGGAGGACCAGTGTTGGCCACGCGGTCCCCACGCGAAGGACACGAGAGCTGTGCACCGACAAGCCTTCGCTTTGATCTTTGTCCACTCCGCTTGCATTCCATCTCTCCACGCGAGACCGTCAGCGGGATGGAGACCACGACCATCACCACCACGCAGACCGCCTTCACCTTTGGACTTACAGAAAGACGCGCCAGCCTCAGCCTGCACGCTCCGGCGCATGACTGCGCGCTTCCCGCCGCGCACCCCGATACCGCCATCGGGTTGCAAAGTAAAGCCAAGGTGCTGAAGAGACAGCGCTCCAGCTCCCCAGAACTCCTGCGTTGCAAGCGGCGCCTGAGCTTCAACGGCCTCGGCTACTCCATCCCTCAGCAGCAGCCGGTGGCCGTGGCCCGGCGGAACGAAAGAGAGAGGAACCGGGTCAAACAAGTCAACATGGGTTTCCAGACGCTGCGTCAGCATGTGCCCAACGGCGCTGCCAACAAGAAGATGAGCAAAGTAGAGACGCTGAGGTCTGCGGTGGAGTACATCAGGGCGTTACAGCAACTTCTGGACGAACACGACGCCGTGTCAGCAGCGTTCCAGTGCGGGTTACCATCCCCAACCATTTCCAACAGCTACTCCGCCGACCCCGAGTCTCCTCATTCTACCTACTCGTCAGACGAAGGCAGTTATGAGCCTCTGAGCTCAGAGGAACAGGAGCTGTTGGACTTTACAACCTGGTTCGACAGGTACTGAGGCGGAGCTTGAACACCGCACACCAGAGTCTGTGCGTAAATGGTAACAAAGACAAGACAGAGGCATCAGATCGATGTTGGAAGAGATCTACCTTACTTCTTTAACCCGGGCAGcttctgcagcaaaaaaaaaagcaatcgtaagagagagagagagagagaagggagccTCATGATGCGTAGGGTGTCCTGAGGTCCCCACCAGGAGGAGGGAGCTGGACTCCGTGTCACGTTTACGCGTGGAAGTCAGGAACTGTTGATGCGATGTTTGAATAAGTGCAATTAATTCGTGACACAGCAGGCTCTTCAAAGACAAGTCCAGCAGTTCGAGACTTTGACGAGTTGTTTCCTCAGAACAGGGTTACCATCCTCAGCTGCACCGCAACAGATGATGCGCTGACGGACGTTTTTGGTGACCTACACACCCCTCCTTTCGTAAACTCATCATAGAACAAAATCTTGTAACGTGAAGACATATTTTTAtacgagtaaaaaaaaaaaaaaaaaaaaaaaaaaaaaaagcagtgttCTTGAACAACGGTCTGCCGCTCCTGATGGGGATGCAGCTGTCAGTGGAGCAGTGAGGTGACATGTAGGAGTTGTGCGGCAGGACGCACCAGCACCACTCGCTACCTGTGACAGATTGTAGTTGTTTTGGTTTCTGAATAGGCTAGGTGGTCAGCAGACCTTTATTGATGTATGCACTTGTTAGCCTGAAGTGTAAATATTCAATTTTAACAGATATATTTTGTGTAAAAcaagttttataaataaaaaaatgaatctatttatattatatatgttttactggtttgGTTCTTCAGACTTATGTTCAACATGTTTATGctt
This region of Antennarius striatus isolate MH-2024 chromosome 4, ASM4005453v1, whole genome shotgun sequence genomic DNA includes:
- the irf7 gene encoding interferon regulatory factor 7, with protein sequence MRTSPRLHLNRTHPLVRTDQTLLSPGVGEVKPASFSVTGSFPHKYDRAVPWSVSRKSGRSVKEMQSPPKPQFASWLLEQVETGQYAGLRYVDQNKFRVPWKHNSRKDCNDDDSKIFRAWAVASGKINEFPYNKARWKTNFRCALNNLSLRFKMMQDNSKNSEDPHKIYEIINTEFNYENLPTQQRDCQEDSEMTPDTYSSPIECFPSGTEHNLLHNFMALDLGNHPSEEQQWEEHYIQHNPGVHRSCAVAAEIVPQLQPERPSYHQTHPPPVLSSSVPPSINDLEISIHYRKREMLKTRVSGPRLQLHYHEASDLQAHPICFPSSDGLLDHKQIDYTNRILNSIQKGLLLEVRDTGIYACRLDRCHVFASTSDPSVAHPDPRKLPQNTMVELLSFEKYVNELKQFKEDSGGSPEYIINMCFGEKFPDGKALEKKLIVVKVVPLICRYFHEIAHMEGASSLHSANVSLQISHNSLYDLINSVLGLPTVDLEQSQTPTHFLPKI
- the ascl1b gene encoding achaete-scute homolog 1b encodes the protein METTTITTTQTAFTFGLTERRASLSLHAPAHDCALPAAHPDTAIGLQSKAKVLKRQRSSSPELLRCKRRLSFNGLGYSIPQQQPVAVARRNERERNRVKQVNMGFQTLRQHVPNGAANKKMSKVETLRSAVEYIRALQQLLDEHDAVSAAFQCGLPSPTISNSYSADPESPHSTYSSDEGSYEPLSSEEQELLDFTTWFDRY